From the genome of Vigna angularis cultivar LongXiaoDou No.4 chromosome 11, ASM1680809v1, whole genome shotgun sequence, one region includes:
- the LOC108332502 gene encoding uncharacterized protein LOC108332502 isoform X2 → MKAPSSLFLKGHVFPSSFFLLTNTQRTPNVKMHPMLYLCKAIQTNSYEISNGSYHPTVQHPTEKNTMEKPSRKTESIGAFQKLPIVMPSIDILGSALRKARKVSPTKGIANIAKREKNKGAKQLDALMKEIAVPLRTYVQSFPNKTNLHPYERSLIELTLGDGYYEMVLQKVDGLRKRVVSVGKEHASLCAKSSSKREAEERLSEGLKKIEEVFAQERKVVDDLLDIAKTLRAMPVINLEMPTLCLVGAPNVGKSSLVHVLSTGKPEICNYPFTTRGILMGHIIFNITKFQVTDTPGLLRRHDEDRNNLEKLTLAVLSHLPTAVLYVHDLSGECGTSPSDQFSIYKELRERFTGHLWVDVVSKCDLLKTSPVVYATDEPHPLQSELENYRKSGPDGAINVSVKTREGLLEVTENELVDQ, encoded by the exons ATGAAAGCcccttcttctcttttcctcAAAGGCCACGTCTTTCCTTCCTCTTTTTTTCTCCTCACAAACACCCAAC GGACACCTAATGTAAAAATGCACCCCATGTTGTACTTATGTAAAGCCATCCAAACTAATTCATATGAAATTTCCAATGGAAGCTATCATCCTACTGTTCAACACCCAACAGAAAAAAATACGATG GAGAAGCCATCTAGGAAAACTGAATCTATTGGGGCATTTCAAAAGTTGCCCATAGTGATGCCATCAATTGACATTCTAGGATCCGCATTGAGAAAGGCGAGGAAGGTTTCTCCAACGAAAG GAATTGCCAACATTGCGAAAAGGGAGAAAAACAAGGGTGCAAAGCAACTTGATGCATTGATGAAA GAAATTGCTGTCCCCTTGAGGACCTATGTGCAGAGTTTTCCTAACAAAACAAATCTTCATCCTTATGAAAGATCTCTGATTGAGCTTACTCTTGGAGATGGATACTATGAAATG gTGCTACAGAAGGTAGATGGTTTAAGGAAGAGAGTAGTATCTGTTGGAAAGGAACATGCTTCACTTTGTGCTAAG TCTTCATCAAAGCGAGAAGCAGAGGAAAGGTTGAGTGAG GGTCTTAAGAAAATTGAAGAGGTTTTTGCTCAAGAAAGAAAAGTTGTTGATGATTTGTTAGACATAGCTAAG ACTCTCAGAGCAATGCCAGTAATCAATTTGGAAATGCCAACTCTGTGTCTTGTTGGAGCTCCTAATGTAGGCAAATCTTCTTTGGTCCATGTACTCTCTACAGGCAAGCCTGAG ATTTGTAACTATCCCTTCACAACAAGAGGAATTCTTATGggtcatattatttttaacattacgAAGTTTCAG GTTACAGATACTCCGGGCCTGCTGAGGAGGCATGATG AGGACAGgaataatttagaaaagttGACTCTGGCCGTCCTTTCACACCTGCCAACAGCAGTTTTGTATGTCCATGACCTTTCGGGGGAGTGTGGGACCTCACCTTCCGATCAG TTTTCAATATACAAAGAACTCAGAGAAAGGTTCACTGGGCATTTATGGGTTGATGTCGTGTCAAAATGTGATCTGTTGAAGACTTCTCCTGTGGTCTATGCAACAGATGAGCCGCATCCCTTACAATCTGAGCTTGAGAACTACCGGAAATCAGGTCCTGATGGAGCTATTAATGTATCTGTGAAAACACGAGAAGGGCTACTTGAG GTAACAGAGAATGAGCTTGTTGATCAATAA
- the LOC108332502 gene encoding uncharacterized protein LOC108332502 isoform X1 encodes MKAPSSLFLKGHVFPSSFFLLTNTQRTPNVKMHPMLYLCKAIQTNSYEISNGSYHPTVQHPTEKNTMEKPSRKTESIGAFQKLPIVMPSIDILGSALRKARKVSPTKGIANIAKREKNKGAKQLDALMKEIAVPLRTYVQSFPNKTNLHPYERSLIELTLGDGYYEMVLQKVDGLRKRVVSVGKEHASLCAKSSSKREAEERLSEGLKKIEEVFAQERKVVDDLLDIAKTLRAMPVINLEMPTLCLVGAPNVGKSSLVHVLSTGKPEICNYPFTTRGILMGHIIFNITKFQVTDTPGLLRRHDEDRNNLEKLTLAVLSHLPTAVLYVHDLSGECGTSPSDQFSIYKELRERFTGHLWVDVVSKCDLLKTSPVVYATDEPHPLQSELENYRKSGPDGAINVSVKTREGLLELKQRVHELLNLQMEKIIDTTKSQEN; translated from the exons ATGAAAGCcccttcttctcttttcctcAAAGGCCACGTCTTTCCTTCCTCTTTTTTTCTCCTCACAAACACCCAAC GGACACCTAATGTAAAAATGCACCCCATGTTGTACTTATGTAAAGCCATCCAAACTAATTCATATGAAATTTCCAATGGAAGCTATCATCCTACTGTTCAACACCCAACAGAAAAAAATACGATG GAGAAGCCATCTAGGAAAACTGAATCTATTGGGGCATTTCAAAAGTTGCCCATAGTGATGCCATCAATTGACATTCTAGGATCCGCATTGAGAAAGGCGAGGAAGGTTTCTCCAACGAAAG GAATTGCCAACATTGCGAAAAGGGAGAAAAACAAGGGTGCAAAGCAACTTGATGCATTGATGAAA GAAATTGCTGTCCCCTTGAGGACCTATGTGCAGAGTTTTCCTAACAAAACAAATCTTCATCCTTATGAAAGATCTCTGATTGAGCTTACTCTTGGAGATGGATACTATGAAATG gTGCTACAGAAGGTAGATGGTTTAAGGAAGAGAGTAGTATCTGTTGGAAAGGAACATGCTTCACTTTGTGCTAAG TCTTCATCAAAGCGAGAAGCAGAGGAAAGGTTGAGTGAG GGTCTTAAGAAAATTGAAGAGGTTTTTGCTCAAGAAAGAAAAGTTGTTGATGATTTGTTAGACATAGCTAAG ACTCTCAGAGCAATGCCAGTAATCAATTTGGAAATGCCAACTCTGTGTCTTGTTGGAGCTCCTAATGTAGGCAAATCTTCTTTGGTCCATGTACTCTCTACAGGCAAGCCTGAG ATTTGTAACTATCCCTTCACAACAAGAGGAATTCTTATGggtcatattatttttaacattacgAAGTTTCAG GTTACAGATACTCCGGGCCTGCTGAGGAGGCATGATG AGGACAGgaataatttagaaaagttGACTCTGGCCGTCCTTTCACACCTGCCAACAGCAGTTTTGTATGTCCATGACCTTTCGGGGGAGTGTGGGACCTCACCTTCCGATCAG TTTTCAATATACAAAGAACTCAGAGAAAGGTTCACTGGGCATTTATGGGTTGATGTCGTGTCAAAATGTGATCTGTTGAAGACTTCTCCTGTGGTCTATGCAACAGATGAGCCGCATCCCTTACAATCTGAGCTTGAGAACTACCGGAAATCAGGTCCTGATGGAGCTATTAATGTATCTGTGAAAACACGAGAAGGGCTACTTGAG TTGAAGCAGAGAGTGCATGAACTGCTTAATTTACAGATGGAGAAGATAATAGATACAACTAAAAGCCAGGAGAACTGA
- the LOC108334434 gene encoding E3 ubiquitin-protein ligase DIS1 has product MASSHPFFDDIRSRSSVDPPQTEEPTEVGELVNEPLQTALKPHGTVTSSVRELLECPVCLNAMYPPIHQCSNGHTLCSGCKPRVHDRCPTCRHELGNIRCLALEKVAASLELPCKYQGFGCMGIYPYYSKLKHESQCAFRPYNCPYAGSECSVMGDIPYLVTHLKDDHKVDMHNGCTFNHRYVKTNPQEVENATWMLTVFSCFGQYFCLHFEAFQLGMAPVYIAFLRFMGDDNEAKNYTYSLEVGGNGRKMIWQGVPRSIRDSHRKVRDSFDGLIIQRSMALFFSGGDKKELKLRVTGRIWKEQ; this is encoded by the exons ATGGCTTCTAGTCATCCATTCTTTGATGATATCCGAAGCAGATCAAGCGTCGATCCTCCTCAAACGGAAGAGCCAACTGAAGTTGGTGAACTTGTGAATGAGCCTCTGCAGACTGCCCTTAAACCTCACGGGACTGTTACAAGCAGTGTTCGCGAGCTGTTAGAGTGCCCTGTGTGTTTAAATGCTATGTACCCTCCAATCCACCag TGTTCAAATGGTCACACTTTATGCTCTGGTTGCAAACCCAGAGTCCATGATCGGTGCCCTACATGTAGGCACGAGCTTGGCAATATCAGATGTCTGGCACTAGAAAAGGTGGCTGCATCATTAGAACTTCCATGTAAATATCAAGGTTTTGGATGCATGGGCATATACCCATATTACAGCAAGCTAAAGCATGAATCTCAATGTGCATTTAGACCTTATAATTGCCCATATGCTGGTTCAGAATGTTCAGTTATGGGTGATATACCTTACCTTGTGACCCATCTGAAAGATGATCATAAAGTGGACATGCACAATGGTTGTACTTTCAATCACCGTTATGTCAAAACAAATCCACAAGAAGTCGAAAATGCCACGTGGATGTTAACG GTTTTCAGTTGCTTTGGTCAGTATTTCTGTCTACACTTTGAAGCTTTTCAGCTAGGAATGGCTCCTGTCTACATCGCCTTTTTGCGGTTCATGGGGGACGACAATGAGGCGAAGAACTACACGTACAGTCTGGAGGTGGGTGGAAATGGGAGGAAGATGATTTGGCAAGGGGTGCCCAGAAGCATTAGGGATAGCCACCGCAAGGTTCGTGACAGTTTTGATGGTCTCATCATTCAGAGGAGCATGGCTCTTTTCTTTTCTGGGGGTGACAAGAAGGAACTGAAACTACGAGTCACTGGGAGAATTTGGAAAGAGCAGTGA